A genomic segment from Actinoplanes sichuanensis encodes:
- a CDS encoding SigE family RNA polymerase sigma factor gives MRDAAFREYFERHHDSMSRLAYLMTGEAEIADDLAADALTEVWRHWDRVTAADDPAAYGHGILMNLARNWVRRRSRERLLTLEPLRRALDPDVSAVLDVRGALRRLPHRRRACVVLRYSFDLSEKEVAAILGISVGAVKSATSRGARQLAELLGGSSVALARIDGWEAAR, from the coding sequence ATGCGCGACGCCGCCTTCCGCGAGTACTTCGAGCGGCACCACGACTCGATGTCACGGCTCGCCTATCTGATGACGGGTGAGGCGGAGATCGCCGACGACCTGGCCGCCGATGCCCTCACCGAGGTGTGGCGGCACTGGGACCGGGTCACCGCGGCGGACGATCCGGCCGCCTACGGACACGGCATCCTGATGAACCTGGCCCGCAACTGGGTCCGGCGCCGCAGCCGGGAGCGCCTGCTCACCCTGGAACCGTTACGCCGGGCCCTCGACCCGGACGTGTCGGCCGTCCTCGACGTGCGCGGCGCGTTACGACGGCTCCCGCACCGGCGGCGGGCCTGTGTGGTGCTCCGCTACTCCTTCGACCTCTCCGAGAAAGAGGTCGCCGCGATCCTCGGTATCTCGGTCGGGGCGGTCAAGAGCGCCACCTCACGCGGCGCACGGCAACTCGCGGAACTACTCGGCGGCAGCAGTGTCGCCCTCGCACGAATCGACGGTTGGGAGGCGGCGCGATGA
- a CDS encoding pectate lyase — protein sequence MRHAMPKATPSRRRRRLVAGLGAAGAAGAVTALVAILVPSASAATLFSDDFENGAGNWSKSGGTWSVVSDGSKVYQQAKTDSELARVFAGESAWTNYSVEAKVKGLDLSKGLAGVAARASGSSTMYRLALTSAGKAELQAAKGSTITVLGSAAITDPSAWHTLKVDVSGSTITGYVDGTKVASGTGTLTGTGRIGLVTSFASAEFDDVSVNPLGAAPTTSVTATVSPTATKTATATPTATKTATASPSASKTAGATPTATATATPAPTGSSAAWPKATGEKAVTATIAVSGTLDGGNVRYFGSGALGSDSQDESQGPIFKLADGAVLKNVILGAPAADGIHCSGSCTLINVWWENVGEDAATFKGGTSATYTVDGGGAKGADDKVFQHNGGGTLTIKNFQVEDFGKLYRSCGNCSTQHKRAVVVQNVVATAPAGSLVGINTNFGDTAKISGVTVIGKKSLDICVKFTGNSSGKEPTKIGTGPDGVNCIYNESDITFK from the coding sequence ATGCGGCACGCAATGCCCAAGGCGACCCCGAGCCGGCGTCGCCGTCGTCTGGTCGCGGGTCTCGGCGCGGCGGGTGCGGCCGGCGCCGTCACCGCGCTGGTCGCCATCCTCGTCCCCTCCGCCTCGGCCGCCACGCTCTTCAGCGACGACTTCGAGAACGGCGCGGGCAACTGGTCGAAGTCGGGCGGCACCTGGTCGGTCGTCTCCGACGGATCGAAGGTCTACCAGCAGGCCAAGACCGACAGCGAGCTCGCCCGGGTCTTCGCCGGTGAGAGCGCCTGGACCAACTACTCGGTCGAGGCCAAGGTCAAGGGGCTCGACCTCAGCAAGGGTCTGGCCGGTGTCGCGGCCCGGGCCAGCGGATCCTCCACGATGTACCGACTCGCCCTCACCTCGGCCGGCAAGGCCGAGCTCCAGGCGGCCAAGGGCAGCACGATCACCGTCCTCGGCTCGGCCGCGATCACCGACCCGTCCGCCTGGCACACCCTGAAGGTGGACGTCTCCGGCAGCACCATCACCGGTTACGTCGACGGCACCAAGGTCGCCTCCGGGACCGGCACGCTGACCGGCACCGGCCGCATCGGCCTGGTCACCAGCTTCGCCTCGGCCGAGTTCGACGACGTGTCGGTGAACCCGCTGGGCGCCGCCCCGACCACCTCGGTCACCGCGACGGTGAGCCCGACCGCGACCAAGACCGCGACGGCGACCCCGACCGCGACCAAGACGGCCACCGCGAGCCCGAGCGCTTCCAAGACCGCCGGCGCGACGCCCACCGCGACCGCGACGGCCACCCCGGCCCCGACCGGCTCCTCCGCGGCGTGGCCGAAGGCGACCGGCGAGAAGGCCGTCACCGCGACGATCGCCGTCTCCGGCACGCTCGACGGCGGCAACGTCCGCTACTTCGGCAGCGGCGCCCTGGGCAGCGACTCCCAGGACGAGTCCCAGGGCCCGATCTTCAAGCTGGCCGACGGCGCGGTCCTGAAGAACGTCATCCTCGGTGCGCCGGCCGCGGACGGCATCCACTGCTCCGGCTCCTGCACGCTGATCAACGTGTGGTGGGAGAACGTCGGCGAGGACGCGGCCACCTTCAAGGGCGGCACCTCGGCCACGTACACGGTGGACGGTGGCGGTGCCAAGGGCGCCGACGACAAGGTGTTCCAGCACAACGGTGGCGGCACGCTGACCATCAAGAACTTCCAGGTCGAGGACTTCGGCAAGCTCTACCGCTCGTGCGGCAACTGCTCGACCCAGCACAAGCGCGCGGTCGTCGTGCAGAACGTGGTCGCCACCGCCCCGGCCGGCAGCCTGGTCGGCATCAACACCAACTTCGGTGACACCGCCAAGATCTCCGGCGTCACCGTGATCGGCAAGAAGAGCCTGGACATCTGCGTCAAGTTCACCGGCAACAGCTCCGGCAAGGAGCCGACCAAGATCGGCACCGGCCCGGACGGCGTCAACTGCATCTACAACGAGTCCGACATCACCTTCAAGTGA
- a CDS encoding STAS domain-containing protein: MERPELSIAVQRAPDEVTIQLAGEIDVLTVTELSTVVNELVVDDQLNRIVLDMSGVTFCDSQGLGTLVVLSRKAQHAQIVLALANVGEFLMRVLDITGLRSALMISPN; encoded by the coding sequence GTGGAGCGACCCGAGCTGTCCATCGCGGTTCAGCGCGCACCCGACGAGGTGACGATTCAGCTCGCCGGGGAGATCGACGTGCTCACGGTTACCGAGTTGTCCACCGTCGTCAACGAGTTGGTGGTCGATGACCAGCTCAATCGCATCGTGTTGGACATGTCCGGGGTGACGTTCTGTGACTCTCAGGGCCTGGGCACACTCGTCGTCCTGAGCCGGAAAGCGCAGCACGCGCAGATCGTTCTGGCCCTTGCGAACGTCGGCGAGTTCCTGATGCGTGTGCTCGACATCACGGGCCTGCGGTCCGCGCTGATGATCAGCCCGAACTGA
- a CDS encoding response regulator: MGERAKALLVDDRRDNLLALEAILQGLPVTPVAVESGEAALKQLLTDDFAVILLDAHMPNMDGFETASHIKRRERTRHVPILFLTAADRDAQLALRGYAVGAVDYLTKPFDPWVLRAKVSIFVELWTKNQQLKSQAEASREREAQWLRLTGTIDEAARVLRAGGEDAAAEALDLLEKARWGD, from the coding sequence GTGGGTGAGCGTGCCAAGGCGCTACTGGTCGACGACCGGCGGGACAACCTGCTGGCCCTGGAGGCGATTCTCCAGGGCCTGCCGGTGACGCCGGTGGCCGTGGAGAGCGGCGAGGCGGCGCTCAAGCAGCTGCTCACCGACGACTTCGCGGTGATCCTGCTGGACGCGCACATGCCCAACATGGACGGTTTCGAGACGGCGAGCCACATCAAGCGCCGGGAGCGCACCAGGCACGTACCGATCCTGTTCCTGACCGCTGCCGACCGGGACGCGCAGCTCGCCCTGCGCGGCTACGCCGTCGGCGCCGTCGACTACCTCACCAAGCCCTTCGACCCGTGGGTGCTTCGGGCGAAGGTCTCCATCTTCGTCGAGTTGTGGACGAAGAATCAGCAGCTCAAGTCGCAGGCCGAGGCGTCCAGGGAGCGTGAGGCGCAGTGGCTGCGGCTGACCGGGACGATCGACGAGGCGGCCCGGGTGCTGCGAGCCGGCGGTGAGGACGCCGCCGCCGAGGCGCTCGACCTGCTGGAGAAGGCCCGTTGGGGAGACTGA